A portion of the Candidatus Nitrosotenuis aquarius genome contains these proteins:
- a CDS encoding 3-hydroxyacyl-CoA dehydrogenase family protein, whose amino-acid sequence MTVKNITVLGSGIMGHGIAQVSAMSGYNVVLRDIEQQFLDKAMEKIKWSLEKLVSKEKISKQESDSILSRIKTVVDLKEAVKSADMVIEAVPEIMELKKKVYSELDQVADKRIIFASNTSTLPITEIANTTSRPDRFIGIHFFNPPQLMKLVEVIPGQKTDQQIVNLTVDYVKSVKKEPVICKKDVPGFIVNRLFIPMVHEACWLKQRENYTLEEIDSAVKFTMGFPMGIFELADFTGMDVIHKATIELQIRDKKVIFPHPHIEKLYNDKKLGQKTGEGFYKYSDEKYERVQLDEELAKKCNPISLVANILNNAAWLVTNKASDITEIEKAAQLGLGLKKPIFDTAKEFGIKNIISELNGLAQKYGAFYEPDPLLTSMQ is encoded by the coding sequence TTGACAGTTAAAAATATCACAGTTCTTGGCTCCGGCATCATGGGGCACGGCATTGCCCAAGTCAGTGCAATGTCTGGTTATAATGTAGTACTGCGAGATATCGAGCAGCAGTTTTTGGACAAGGCAATGGAGAAAATCAAATGGAGTCTTGAAAAGCTAGTAAGTAAAGAAAAGATCTCAAAACAAGAATCAGACTCAATTCTGTCTAGAATCAAGACAGTAGTTGACCTCAAAGAGGCAGTAAAATCAGCAGACATGGTCATAGAGGCAGTTCCAGAAATAATGGAACTAAAAAAGAAAGTATATTCCGAGTTAGATCAAGTAGCAGACAAACGGATTATCTTTGCGTCAAACACCAGCACACTGCCGATTACTGAAATAGCAAATACAACCAGCAGGCCAGACAGATTTATCGGAATCCACTTTTTCAATCCACCACAATTAATGAAGCTAGTAGAAGTAATTCCAGGACAAAAAACAGATCAACAAATAGTCAACCTTACGGTAGATTATGTTAAATCAGTAAAAAAAGAGCCAGTTATTTGTAAAAAAGACGTTCCAGGATTCATAGTGAATCGCCTTTTCATACCCATGGTTCACGAAGCATGTTGGTTAAAACAAAGAGAAAACTATACCTTAGAAGAAATCGACTCTGCAGTCAAATTCACCATGGGGTTCCCGATGGGAATTTTTGAGCTTGCAGACTTTACTGGTATGGATGTAATCCACAAGGCAACAATAGAATTACAAATACGTGACAAAAAAGTCATCTTTCCACATCCGCATATTGAGAAGCTCTACAATGACAAAAAACTAGGTCAAAAAACAGGCGAGGGATTTTACAAATATTCCGATGAGAAATATGAGCGGGTCCAGCTTGATGAAGAATTGGCAAAAAAATGCAACCCAATATCACTTGTTGCAAACATACTAAACAATGCTGCATGGCTTGTCACAAACAAGGCAAGCGACATTACAGAAATTGAAAAGGCAGCTCAGCTGGGTCTTGGCCTCAAAAAACCGATTTTTGACACTGCAAAAGAATTTGGCATCAAAAATATCATATCCGAGTTAAACGGTTTGGCACAAAAATACGGTGCTTTTTACGAGCCAGATCCTCTGCTAACATCTATGCAGTAA
- a CDS encoding HIT family protein → MDCIFCKIANGTIKARIVSESKKSIAFLDAFPLTKGHTLVIPKNHYSKMQDITPEDNSDLFSLMYDLIPKIDSITGSSLISIHNGKDAGQEIPHVHIHLIPRSQSDGAGAVHSMFKNRPKLSDAELDEILLKLKTG, encoded by the coding sequence ATGGATTGTATTTTTTGCAAAATAGCCAATGGTACAATTAAGGCAAGAATTGTATCTGAATCAAAAAAATCAATCGCTTTTTTGGATGCATTCCCATTGACAAAAGGACACACTCTAGTTATTCCAAAAAACCACTATTCCAAAATGCAGGATATTACTCCTGAGGATAACTCTGATCTGTTTTCTCTGATGTATGATCTAATTCCAAAAATTGATTCAATAACTGGCTCTTCTTTGATCTCAATTCATAATGGAAAAGATGCAGGTCAAGAAATTCCACACGTGCACATACATTTGATTCCACGCAGTCAATCTGATGGTGCTGGAGCAGTACATTCAATGTTCAAGAATAGACCAAAACTATCCGATGCAGAACTTGATGAAATCTTATTGAAGCTAAAAACTGGCTAG
- a CDS encoding DnaJ domain-containing protein: protein MDSSQAYLILNLRPNATHSEVKQAYRKLVLESHPDRNGSEQDGKKFKLITEAYHTLKNNRVHSSKLNQKRNTGPRTKQEKSTSRWGARHTDKTPEEDWSKYTKQTEQSDPHFWQEYVTEFWKNYESAKSEQTKNPYDFEITQEKKPNLFSSVEHSLCIGCCSCEIIAPQVFHIDKLSKMNPKSNVINQTGASVEKIMDAAQTCPTKAIKVENMETGRRLYPY from the coding sequence TTGGATTCATCGCAGGCATATCTAATTTTGAATCTAAGGCCTAATGCGACACATAGTGAAGTCAAGCAGGCATACAGAAAGCTCGTTTTAGAATCACATCCAGACAGAAACGGCTCTGAACAAGATGGAAAAAAATTTAAGCTGATCACAGAGGCATACCATACTCTAAAAAACAACAGAGTGCATTCCTCAAAACTAAATCAAAAAAGAAACACAGGCCCCAGAACAAAGCAAGAAAAATCCACATCCAGATGGGGAGCACGTCATACAGATAAAACACCAGAAGAAGACTGGAGTAAATACACAAAACAAACAGAACAATCAGATCCACATTTTTGGCAGGAATACGTTACAGAATTTTGGAAAAACTACGAATCTGCAAAATCAGAACAAACCAAGAATCCATATGATTTTGAGATAACACAGGAAAAGAAACCCAATTTGTTTTCAAGTGTAGAGCACAGTCTGTGTATTGGATGTTGTAGTTGTGAAATAATAGCACCACAGGTCTTTCATATCGATAAACTATCAAAGATGAATCCTAAATCAAATGTAATAAATCAGACAGGTGCAAGTGTCGAAAAAATAATGGATGCCGCACAAACATGCCCTACAAAAGCAATCAAAGTAGAAAATATGGAGACGGGAAGGCGCCTATACCCCTACTAG
- a CDS encoding aspartate aminotransferase family protein, with amino-acid sequence MGNIERIYRKKTAKSAKLFAESKKLHVNGVSHNIRFFAPYPFVTKSASGKYLIDIDSNKYVDFWMGHWSLILGHKEPHVFASVREQLRNGWMYGTVNKNTIELSERIARVIPVAEKIRYVSTGTEATMYAVRLARAITKKKTIAKIDGGWHGYTTDLLKTVNWPFNQTESSGLTDEKHIISLPYNDLEKSISILQSAKNDLAGIIIEPILGGAGCIPATKDYLKGIQEFAKKKNALYILDEIVTGFRFRNGCLYSTMNLDPDIVTLGKIVGGGFPIGVICGKNDIMQYADTQSFSRKDRAYIGGGTFSANPMTMIAGATTLDVLKNNKSIYPKIKKLGDDTRRKITRVFDGKVITTGKDSLFMIHFVQNGISEINNAQDASKCDVKTLHEFHFEMIVKDGIFFLPGKLGAFSNAHSTSDVKMLVTASERFSENN; translated from the coding sequence TTGGGTAACATAGAAAGGATTTACAGAAAAAAAACAGCAAAGTCAGCCAAACTATTTGCAGAATCGAAAAAACTTCACGTCAACGGTGTCAGCCACAATATTCGATTTTTTGCACCATATCCATTTGTCACAAAGTCAGCATCTGGAAAATACCTAATCGATATAGATTCCAACAAATATGTTGATTTTTGGATGGGGCACTGGAGTCTTATTTTGGGTCATAAGGAACCACACGTCTTTGCCAGTGTGCGTGAGCAACTACGTAATGGTTGGATGTATGGAACCGTCAACAAGAACACAATAGAACTATCAGAAAGAATTGCAAGGGTTATTCCAGTTGCAGAAAAAATTCGCTATGTTTCAACAGGAACAGAGGCCACAATGTATGCAGTAAGACTTGCTCGTGCAATTACCAAGAAAAAAACAATTGCCAAAATCGATGGAGGATGGCATGGATACACAACAGATCTACTAAAAACGGTAAACTGGCCTTTCAATCAAACAGAAAGTAGTGGCCTTACAGATGAAAAACACATAATATCATTGCCCTATAATGATTTGGAAAAATCAATTAGTATTTTACAGTCTGCAAAAAATGATCTTGCAGGCATCATAATAGAGCCAATACTCGGCGGAGCAGGCTGCATTCCTGCAACAAAAGATTATCTCAAAGGAATACAGGAATTTGCAAAAAAGAAAAACGCGCTATACATTTTGGATGAAATTGTGACGGGATTCAGGTTCAGAAATGGCTGCCTCTACAGTACCATGAACTTGGATCCAGACATTGTCACATTAGGAAAAATTGTTGGTGGGGGATTTCCAATTGGCGTCATTTGCGGAAAAAATGATATCATGCAATATGCCGATACTCAATCATTTTCAAGAAAAGACCGGGCATACATCGGCGGAGGAACATTTTCAGCAAATCCAATGACAATGATTGCGGGCGCAACTACACTAGATGTGTTAAAGAATAACAAGTCAATCTATCCAAAGATCAAAAAACTTGGAGACGACACACGAAGAAAAATTACACGTGTGTTTGATGGCAAAGTGATCACAACTGGAAAAGATTCTTTGTTTATGATACATTTTGTACAGAACGGAATCTCAGAAATAAACAATGCGCAGGACGCATCAAAATGCGATGTCAAAACGCTACATGAATTCCACTTTGAAATGATTGTAAAAGACGGAATATTTTTCCTACCCGGAAAACTTGGTGCATTTTCCAATGCGCACTCTACATCGGATGTAAAGATGCTTGTTACCGCATCCGAACGATTCTCCGAGAACAACTGA
- a CDS encoding DUF6659 family protein: MSDSAQNKFYESKCAQLTQEKEIRFAGIIDESGKLVAGGFKKGITPLENNENKLDDFMEFASRVSLRKEFDKTLGPINYLAARRDRLVLISFPFPITRFVLLISAEPTVDIENLAKRVVTIFSVTS; this comes from the coding sequence ATGAGTGATTCTGCACAAAACAAATTCTATGAATCAAAATGCGCTCAACTGACACAGGAAAAAGAGATCCGTTTTGCTGGAATCATTGACGAGTCCGGCAAATTGGTGGCTGGAGGATTCAAAAAAGGAATAACTCCACTTGAAAACAACGAGAACAAGCTTGATGATTTCATGGAGTTTGCATCTAGGGTGTCACTACGAAAGGAATTTGACAAAACTTTGGGTCCGATTAACTACCTTGCAGCAAGACGAGACAGACTGGTTTTGATAAGTTTTCCATTTCCAATCACTCGTTTTGTTTTGCTGATTTCTGCAGAACCAACAGTTGACATTGAAAATCTGGCAAAAAGAGTGGTTACAATCTTCAGTGTTACATCATAG
- a CDS encoding Lrp/AsnC ligand binding domain-containing protein gives MNEAYVLLNVDYKEQKDIIEKAKKIPGVKTVKTVYGIYDILIILESNDMQQIKTAIDVHIHGMSGINNLTSLISVN, from the coding sequence ATGAATGAGGCATATGTTCTGCTAAATGTTGATTATAAAGAACAAAAAGACATTATTGAGAAAGCGAAAAAAATTCCCGGCGTAAAAACAGTAAAAACCGTATATGGTATTTACGATATTTTGATTATACTGGAATCAAACGACATGCAACAGATCAAAACTGCAATCGACGTTCACATTCATGGCATGAGTGGAATAAACAATCTTACTTCTTTGATATCTGTGAATTAA
- a CDS encoding NAD(P)/FAD-dependent oxidoreductase, with protein MVQEYDVVIVGAGPAGLSAGIFVARQKTSCFVISKDLGGQLNLIPKLENYPGTMMSSGPLLAKTLENQFLVFGGEMTYDTVERIDEVESGLKVKTTRSEYLAKAVVLAPGKVPNSLGIQNENQFANKGVHYCTKCDAPFYQGRATATVGVGGYLVESGILLSRMASKVYLIYKGGALGGDKDLIESIKRKENVELVPNSSVKAISGSNSLQQITILDNSGTEKTINVDGLFIEMGSKINLDFVKHLVKINQKGEIEVAEGGKTSHPAIFAAGDATSIPYKQIVAACGDGAAAGLSAFNHVEKLKGKPGIRADWKKTIGDTVFHY; from the coding sequence TTGGTTCAAGAATACGACGTTGTAATAGTTGGGGCTGGACCTGCTGGTCTGTCTGCTGGTATATTTGTTGCAAGGCAAAAAACATCATGCTTTGTGATATCAAAAGACCTTGGAGGACAACTAAACCTCATCCCAAAACTGGAAAATTATCCTGGAACGATGATGTCAAGTGGACCACTGCTTGCCAAAACACTAGAAAATCAATTTCTTGTATTTGGAGGAGAGATGACATATGATACTGTGGAAAGAATTGATGAGGTAGAATCTGGACTCAAAGTAAAAACAACCCGATCCGAATATCTGGCAAAAGCAGTTGTTCTTGCTCCCGGCAAAGTTCCAAACAGCTTAGGGATACAAAATGAAAATCAGTTTGCAAACAAAGGCGTTCATTATTGTACCAAGTGTGATGCTCCATTCTATCAAGGGCGAGCAACTGCAACTGTTGGTGTTGGCGGTTATCTGGTTGAGTCTGGAATCTTGCTGTCCCGCATGGCATCCAAAGTTTATCTGATTTACAAGGGCGGCGCCCTTGGTGGTGACAAAGACCTAATTGAATCCATCAAAAGAAAAGAAAATGTAGAACTGGTCCCAAACTCTTCTGTTAAGGCAATCAGCGGGTCTAATTCTTTGCAACAAATCACGATACTGGATAATTCTGGCACTGAGAAAACAATCAATGTGGATGGCTTGTTCATAGAGATGGGCTCTAAAATTAACCTAGATTTTGTAAAGCACCTAGTCAAGATAAATCAAAAAGGCGAAATTGAGGTAGCCGAGGGTGGTAAAACATCACATCCTGCAATATTTGCTGCGGGTGATGCAACAAGCATTCCATACAAGCAAATTGTGGCTGCATGTGGGGATGGGGCCGCAGCTGGTCTTTCTGCATTTAATCATGTGGAAAAACTAAAGGGCAAACCTGGAATTCGAGCAGACTGGAAGAAAACAATCGGGGATACAGTATTTCATTACTAA
- a CDS encoding fibronectin type III domain-containing protein, which produces MPSAPTGLSANAVSPTQVNLSWSAPSNNGGYQITGYKIEVKKGSASYSNLVSNTGNATTTYSHTGLTTGTTYSYKVYAINSIGTSTASPEASTTPTTGSISSPPAPPTGVVASPASATQINLSWSAPSNNGGSPIIGYKIEYRQGTSGTYSILVANTASTTTYSHTGLTTGQVYFYRIYAINSVGASNPSPEASATPTVSSQIAATNSAPDSPAGLVATSVSGTQINLSWSAPSNVGGSPITGYKIEAKKGSGSFEVITANTGSTVTSFAHTGLTTGTQYYYRVYAINSIGTSSPSGESSATPKETTVPILTGFAISPTQIYLSWTAPSQTYKQSIGGYKIEEKLGTDSYKVINDNTGSVNSYTIGSVITGKTYTYTVTALFTAGSSPRSNEISVMPSSTSVPPAGFSTKPVTAPTPTPAKPIGNDPTSILKAQQEELKRKAQEARDAMLKQSGKGDSEKAKALREEANKANEKARQDAIAAKQKLIAEKKEAAIKAQQEKISNQTSKVQPSETASKKPKTLEEARKLAEEAKQKALEKANIDVKKSGSSAEEKQKALDAAKAAAWEKAKKALEELKAKSQK; this is translated from the coding sequence GTGCCTAGTGCACCGACCGGACTTTCTGCTAATGCAGTATCGCCAACGCAAGTGAACCTGTCTTGGTCAGCACCGTCCAACAATGGTGGATATCAAATAACAGGGTACAAAATTGAAGTCAAAAAAGGCTCTGCATCATATTCTAACTTGGTATCAAATACTGGAAATGCAACAACTACATACTCTCATACCGGTCTTACAACTGGCACAACATATTCTTACAAAGTTTATGCGATTAATTCAATTGGAACCAGTACTGCATCACCTGAGGCATCTACCACCCCGACTACCGGGTCAATCTCCTCACCGCCTGCACCTCCTACGGGAGTTGTCGCATCACCTGCATCCGCAACTCAGATCAATTTGTCTTGGTCAGCACCATCCAACAATGGCGGTTCGCCTATTATTGGCTATAAAATAGAATACAGGCAAGGCACATCTGGAACATATTCTATTCTTGTTGCAAACACTGCTAGCACTACCACATATTCTCATACCGGGCTAACAACAGGACAAGTCTATTTCTACAGAATTTACGCAATAAACTCTGTTGGAGCAAGCAATCCATCACCAGAGGCATCTGCAACCCCAACTGTATCCTCTCAGATCGCTGCCACAAACAGTGCTCCTGACTCTCCTGCAGGACTTGTAGCAACGTCTGTTTCAGGCACTCAGATCAATTTGTCTTGGTCGGCACCATCCAATGTGGGCGGATCTCCGATCACTGGATACAAAATTGAAGCAAAAAAAGGGTCTGGCTCGTTTGAAGTAATTACAGCAAACACCGGAAGTACAGTTACGTCATTTGCACATACTGGCCTCACAACTGGAACTCAATACTATTACCGAGTTTATGCGATTAATTCCATTGGAACAAGTAGCCCCTCTGGCGAATCATCTGCAACACCAAAAGAAACAACGGTACCGATACTTACTGGATTTGCTATCTCTCCAACTCAGATTTATCTTTCTTGGACTGCTCCATCTCAAACTTACAAACAATCAATCGGTGGCTACAAGATTGAGGAAAAACTTGGCACCGATTCATACAAAGTAATTAATGACAACACCGGATCTGTGAATAGTTATACAATTGGTAGCGTGATTACTGGAAAAACATACACGTATACAGTAACTGCGTTATTTACTGCCGGCTCCAGTCCACGATCAAACGAAATATCCGTTATGCCGTCTAGTACCTCTGTACCTCCTGCAGGTTTTTCAACCAAGCCCGTTACTGCGCCTACCCCCACTCCAGCCAAGCCTATCGGAAATGATCCTACATCGATTCTCAAAGCGCAACAAGAAGAATTAAAACGAAAAGCGCAGGAAGCCAGGGATGCAATGCTAAAACAGTCTGGTAAAGGCGACAGTGAGAAAGCAAAAGCATTACGTGAAGAAGCAAACAAGGCCAACGAAAAAGCAAGACAAGACGCAATCGCGGCAAAACAAAAACTGATTGCCGAGAAAAAAGAAGCTGCAATCAAGGCACAACAAGAAAAAATATCGAATCAAACTTCCAAAGTGCAACCATCAGAAACCGCTTCAAAAAAGCCAAAAACTCTCGAGGAAGCGCGCAAGCTAGCAGAAGAAGCAAAACAAAAGGCACTTGAGAAAGCAAACATCGACGTTAAAAAATCTGGATCAAGCGCAGAAGAAAAACAAAAAGCGTTAGATGCGGCCAAGGCAGCTGCATGGGAAAAAGCCAAAAAAGCACTGGAAGAACTCAAGGCAAAATCCCAAAAATAA
- the dps gene encoding DNA protection during starvation protein, producing MVTSSEPNVVGVNVLKQNGVDIDELIRLLIYNASVEFTAYYYFTNLRMHCTGVDGEGIKGVIEDARLEDLSHFESCLSRIYELGGSLPNDATEFIKMSGCEFLQLPPNKTDLRAIMERCLKAEQGAIVNWNKICQMTHGKDPATYDVAKDILREEIEHEAWFLELLYGRPSAHMRRKFPGERPHTHKHSRALG from the coding sequence ATGGTTACAAGTTCAGAACCAAACGTTGTCGGCGTAAATGTTCTAAAACAAAATGGTGTAGATATTGACGAGCTGATAAGACTTCTGATCTACAACGCATCGGTGGAATTTACTGCATACTATTATTTCACCAATCTTAGAATGCACTGCACCGGCGTAGATGGTGAGGGAATCAAAGGCGTAATCGAAGATGCGCGTCTTGAAGATCTCAGTCATTTCGAGTCCTGTCTGTCTAGGATCTATGAGCTTGGTGGAAGTCTACCAAATGACGCCACCGAGTTTATCAAAATGTCTGGCTGCGAGTTTCTGCAACTCCCGCCAAACAAAACTGATCTTAGGGCAATAATGGAAAGATGCCTCAAAGCAGAACAAGGTGCAATTGTAAACTGGAACAAAATATGTCAGATGACACATGGAAAAGATCCGGCTACATATGATGTCGCAAAAGACATCTTACGTGAGGAAATAGAACACGAGGCGTGGTTCTTGGAACTCTTGTATGGTAGACCCTCTGCACATATGAGACGAAAGTTTCCAGGCGAGCGACCGCACACTCACAAGCATTCTAGGGCATTAGGTTGA
- a CDS encoding alpha/beta fold hydrolase yields the protein MQEAFVTVGGSRIRYLKAGSGKKNLLLIHGLGASAERWEFVIPSFSKHFTVYVPDLIGFGLSDKPNVDYTTEFFADFISSFLREINVTKITVVGSSLGGQIAIEYATQNQQNVEKLILVSPAGAMKQSTPALDAYIMAALYPDNDTAKNAFSMMTGNNKEINQTTVDGFVQRMLMPNAKYAFMSTILGLKNAPEISTKLEVLEIPTLVIWGELDPVIPIKYAEYFVQKIRDCRFYQMENCGHTPYVEDPKEFVKIALDFIR from the coding sequence ATGCAAGAAGCATTTGTAACTGTTGGCGGCAGTAGGATTCGATACCTAAAAGCAGGATCTGGCAAGAAAAATCTATTGCTCATTCATGGGCTTGGGGCATCCGCAGAAAGATGGGAATTTGTAATTCCGAGTTTTAGCAAACACTTTACTGTTTATGTGCCGGATTTGATCGGATTTGGACTCAGTGACAAACCAAATGTGGATTATACTACGGAATTTTTCGCCGATTTTATCTCCTCGTTTCTGAGAGAAATAAATGTCACAAAGATCACCGTGGTCGGTTCTTCACTTGGCGGTCAAATAGCTATTGAATATGCAACACAGAATCAACAAAATGTTGAAAAATTGATTCTAGTCTCACCTGCAGGTGCAATGAAGCAATCCACTCCTGCACTAGACGCATACATAATGGCTGCTTTGTATCCTGACAATGATACTGCAAAAAATGCATTCTCTATGATGACTGGAAATAATAAAGAAATTAACCAAACCACTGTGGATGGTTTTGTGCAAAGGATGCTGATGCCAAACGCAAAATATGCGTTCATGTCTACAATTCTTGGACTAAAAAACGCACCAGAAATATCCACAAAACTAGAGGTGCTAGAAATTCCCACATTGGTTATCTGGGGCGAACTAGATCCGGTCATACCGATAAAATATGCGGAATATTTTGTGCAAAAAATTCGTGATTGCCGATTCTACCAAATGGAAAACTGCGGCCACACGCCTTATGTGGAAGATCCAAAAGAATTTGTCAAAATTGCGCTTGATTTTATTCGCTGA
- a CDS encoding AbrB/MazE/SpoVT family DNA-binding domain-containing protein, producing the protein MFQEWVQKGGRAQAEFMKAFSAYMENNQKFDPVNTLKELTTKSSEAQANLMTNMSNTQKNVMEQFFNMGNLMQNFIGYGAFKTTIGSNGRISIPEAERDALRINEGDLVQVVVIPLEKKKRQS; encoded by the coding sequence ATGTTTCAAGAATGGGTGCAAAAAGGTGGACGTGCACAGGCAGAATTCATGAAAGCATTTTCAGCATATATGGAGAATAATCAAAAATTTGATCCAGTAAATACCCTCAAAGAACTGACTACAAAATCCTCTGAGGCGCAAGCCAATCTTATGACAAACATGTCAAATACGCAAAAAAATGTCATGGAGCAATTTTTCAATATGGGTAATTTGATGCAAAACTTCATTGGGTATGGTGCTTTTAAGACAACAATTGGAAGTAATGGGAGAATCTCAATTCCAGAAGCAGAGCGCGATGCACTGCGAATCAATGAAGGCGACCTAGTCCAAGTAGTTGTGATTCCTCTAGAAAAAAAGAAGCGTCAATCCTAA
- the phaC gene encoding class III poly(R)-hydroxyalkanoic acid synthase subunit PhaC → MQSEIIDPKLVEEFLSFTKNVTEAPKLVPAPDEITLESTPFDVVYEQDKMRLLHYRPLVEKQTKTPFLISYAIINRFHILDIQQKKSWVRKLLESGIDVYMIDWGTPSNIDKYLDFDDYVNLYMDNCVDFIRKEAQVDNISVQGYCTGGTIATIYSTLHPEKVRNLVVTAPVIDGWKDTTVVSNMAKHMKIDMLVDTIGNMPPEFMYYCFSILKPFEQGLEKYYKFFKNIHDKEFVDNFLRVEKWLSDTPPIPGELFRQWIRDIYQENLLIQNKMYVGGKQINLKNITMPIFVQVAVGDHLVSPECSMPIYYAVSSEDKTMRVYPIGHVGMIASSFSQKQILPELCQWIKERS, encoded by the coding sequence ATGCAAAGTGAAATAATTGATCCAAAATTAGTAGAAGAATTCCTCAGTTTTACAAAAAATGTCACAGAGGCGCCAAAGCTAGTCCCAGCGCCAGATGAAATAACATTAGAGTCAACTCCGTTTGATGTCGTATATGAGCAAGACAAAATGCGGCTGCTACATTACAGACCACTTGTTGAAAAGCAAACCAAGACGCCCTTTCTGATAAGCTATGCAATCATCAATCGATTTCACATTTTAGACATTCAACAAAAGAAAAGCTGGGTAAGAAAGCTGCTCGAAAGCGGAATTGACGTATACATGATCGATTGGGGCACACCGTCAAACATTGACAAATATCTTGACTTTGATGACTATGTTAATTTGTACATGGATAATTGTGTAGATTTCATAAGAAAAGAAGCCCAAGTTGACAACATATCAGTACAAGGATACTGCACTGGTGGGACAATAGCTACAATTTACTCGACATTACACCCAGAAAAGGTGCGTAATTTGGTAGTTACCGCGCCAGTAATTGATGGATGGAAGGACACCACCGTAGTAAGCAACATGGCAAAACACATGAAAATTGACATGTTGGTTGATACAATCGGCAATATGCCGCCAGAATTCATGTATTATTGCTTTTCAATTCTAAAACCATTTGAGCAAGGATTGGAAAAATATTACAAATTCTTTAAAAATATACACGATAAAGAATTTGTAGATAACTTTCTTCGCGTCGAAAAATGGCTAAGTGACACTCCACCCATACCAGGAGAGTTATTCAGACAGTGGATAAGGGATATTTATCAGGAGAATCTACTAATCCAAAACAAGATGTATGTAGGTGGAAAACAAATTAATCTCAAAAATATCACCATGCCAATTTTTGTTCAGGTAGCTGTAGGGGATCATCTAGTCTCACCAGAGTGTAGCATGCCGATATACTATGCTGTTTCTAGTGAGGACAAAACGATGCGAGTATATCCAATAGGACATGTTGGAATGATTGCCAGTTCTTTTTCACAAAAACAAATTTTGCCTGAGCTTTGCCAGTGGATTAAAGAAAGATCTTAG
- a CDS encoding poly(R)-hydroxyalkanoic acid synthase subunit PhaE: MSQDVKLPLDYFKHASLFWTDLLHLMSGKPIALTSVGPSRNWGNDAKKVITELIDANDDLIEFNQRLTEYYKQLSETWTESQKKVNAKIPTIPQDVEHLEAYKRVWIDIFENDFTQLFDSEKFGENYGKLVSAELELSRHWESITNVILQSMKLPTRKEIDEVYKELHELRKRITKLERNEEKTNAK; the protein is encoded by the coding sequence ATGTCACAAGACGTCAAGCTTCCGCTCGATTATTTCAAACACGCATCGTTATTCTGGACTGACTTGTTACACCTCATGTCAGGCAAACCGATTGCACTAACATCCGTTGGACCATCAAGAAATTGGGGAAACGACGCAAAAAAAGTCATAACGGAATTAATTGACGCAAATGATGATTTAATAGAATTCAACCAGAGATTGACAGAATATTACAAACAGCTCTCAGAGACATGGACAGAATCACAGAAGAAGGTCAATGCGAAAATTCCCACAATTCCACAAGATGTAGAACACCTAGAAGCATACAAGCGAGTTTGGATTGACATTTTTGAAAACGATTTTACCCAGCTTTTTGATTCCGAGAAATTTGGCGAAAACTATGGAAAATTGGTCTCAGCGGAATTGGAATTAAGCAGACATTGGGAAAGCATCACCAATGTAATTTTACAATCTATGAAACTGCCGACACGAAAAGAGATTGACGAAGTCTACAAAGAATTACACGAGCTAAGAAAAAGAATCACAAAACTAGAAAGAAATGAGGAGAAGACAAATGCAAAGTGA